From the genome of Haloarcula taiwanensis:
GTCAGCACGGCCGGTTCCGTGGCCACCTTGTACTCGGCGATGCCGACCTTGATACGTTCGGGCGTACCTTGTTCGGGGCTCTCTGTTTGGCTACCATCGTATACTTTCATTATTTGAATATCTGTTCGACATCCGCGCCCGTCTCGGTCGCCCGCTCGACATCGAGGTCGTTGAGGGCGGCGCGCAACTCTTTCTCGTTGGGCAGGGCGTGAATTTCAGCCTGGAACTCGATGTCGTCGGTCTGCATCTGGGAGTCGATAATGAACGCGTGCTCCTGATACTGTCCGACCTGCGCTGCAAGCGGATCCATAATCGCCCGACCCATGTCGTGGACGACCCGTGGTGGCGTGTGTTCGACCGACGTCTGAAGGACGTTCGCCCAGCCGTCGACGAACCCGCTCGTCATGATGTTCCCCAGTTCCTCGATGGCGGCCTTGTGCTGGTCGGTTAGCTCGTCGCTGTCCACCTCAATTGGCATCATCGCCTCCGCAACATTGATTGCAGAGACTTCATCGAACAACACCATAAGGTAGCCACTGGGCGTCCCGGTGAACTCGACGACCGTCCCGACGAACGTTTCCGTCCCGATCTGCTTTGGCACGTCCTCGATGGGAGCGAAGCTGATCTGTGTCACCTCCGACTCAGTCGGAATACCGGTCATCATTTCGACGTTGTCAGCGGCTTTCTGAGTGCCCCGAGTCGTCATCTCGTTGAACGTCTGGAGCTTGTCAATGGGAATCGCGTCGCCGTCCGTGTCGACGTGCTCCACCATCATCTCCGTGAGCGACTCGTACTCAGGGAGCATGTAGATGTAGAAGTTCACCGACTCGTCGATCCATTCGATCTCCGATTTGAAC
Proteins encoded in this window:
- a CDS encoding chemotaxis protein CheA, with protein sequence MNVDIQSLGTFNQLAHEGAEQATQSMGQMTGIDAVVDVTKITLLDRADVGEELAGRDFVGVEFSFDGVLEGDTVLAFDVDSAGTITEEMMPGSSDDEAMARSCIKEIGNIMMSGFIDGWADYVGATIDHSPPEYIEESGGGVLPDTPVDADHQQVFVFKSEIEWIDESVNFYIYMLPEYESLTEMMVEHVDTDGDAIPIDKLQTFNEMTTRGTQKAADNVEMMTGIPTESEVTQISFAPIEDVPKQIGTETFVGTVVEFTGTPSGYLMVLFDEVSAINVAEAMMPIEVDSDELTDQHKAAIEELGNIMTSGFVDGWANVLQTSVEHTPPRVVHDMGRAIMDPLAAQVGQYQEHAFIIDSQMQTDDIEFQAEIHALPNEKELRAALNDLDVERATETGADVEQIFK